A DNA window from Mucilaginibacter xinganensis contains the following coding sequences:
- the nadD gene encoding nicotinate (nicotinamide) nucleotide adenylyltransferase produces the protein MKIGLLFGSFNPIHVGHLIIANYMANYTTLDKVWLVVSPQNPLKKYGDLINTYDRLEMAKLATDNSTNLEVSDVELKLPQPSYTIDTLAHLKEKYPQHEFALIMGSDNLVSLPKWKNYKLILRDYQIYVYPRPGYENTDLASHPSVTITMTPLMELSATFIRQSIAQKKNVQYFVPDIVLDFIDSKNLYR, from the coding sequence ATGAAAATAGGACTACTATTCGGTTCATTTAACCCCATACACGTCGGCCATTTAATTATAGCAAATTACATGGCAAATTACACCACACTCGATAAAGTGTGGCTGGTGGTATCTCCCCAAAACCCTTTGAAAAAATACGGCGACCTTATTAACACGTATGACCGGCTTGAAATGGCGAAGCTGGCTACTGATAATTCAACCAACCTGGAAGTAAGCGATGTGGAACTGAAATTGCCCCAGCCATCTTACACCATTGACACCCTGGCCCACCTGAAAGAGAAATACCCGCAGCATGAGTTTGCCCTCATTATGGGTTCTGACAACCTGGTATCGTTACCCAAGTGGAAGAACTATAAACTGATCCTGCGCGATTACCAGATTTATGTTTATCCCCGCCCTGGCTATGAAAATACCGACTTGGCCAGCCACCCGTCAGTAACCATAACCATGACACCACTCATGGAGCTCTCCGCAACATTTATCCGCCAGTCTATCGCACAAAAAAAGAACGTGCAATATTTTGTACCCGATATTGTGCTCGACTTTATTGACAGTAAAAATTTATACCGGTAG
- the miaE gene encoding tRNA-(ms[2]io[6]A)-hydroxylase has protein sequence MSEKTILKLQLPTDPLWVKNVVESNIEELLTDHAFCEQKAASNAITLIVQNPNLSDLVQEMTMLVQEEMDHFKRVHDIILQRGFVLGRERKDNYVNELRKFIIIGGGRIVQLIDRLLFSAMIEARSCERFKVLSENINDGQLSAFYHELMISEATHYAMFIRLAKKYADGIDVEKRWTEFLAYEAQVVKNYGKAEMIHG, from the coding sequence GTGAGCGAAAAAACAATTCTTAAGCTGCAATTACCTACCGACCCGCTTTGGGTAAAAAACGTTGTTGAAAGCAATATCGAAGAGCTTTTAACCGACCATGCATTTTGCGAGCAAAAAGCAGCCAGCAACGCCATTACTTTAATTGTACAAAACCCCAACCTATCGGATCTGGTGCAGGAAATGACCATGCTGGTACAGGAAGAAATGGACCATTTTAAACGGGTTCACGATATTATTTTACAACGGGGCTTTGTTTTGGGCCGCGAGCGTAAAGACAATTATGTAAACGAGCTGCGCAAATTCATTATCATAGGAGGCGGCCGCATCGTACAATTAATAGACAGGCTTTTGTTTTCGGCCATGATAGAGGCCCGCAGCTGTGAGCGCTTTAAGGTATTGTCTGAAAATATAAATGACGGGCAGCTTTCGGCATTTTATCATGAACTGATGATCAGCGAGGCTACCCATTACGCCATGTTCATTCGCCTGGCAAAAAAATACGCAGATGGAATTGACGTTGAAAAACGCTGGACCGAATTTTTAGCTTACGAAGCACAAGTAGTAAAAAATTATGGCAAAGCTGAAATGATCCACGGGTAG
- a CDS encoding FAD-dependent monooxygenase, with translation MTISETHTRVLIVGAGPSGLMMAAQLLRHGVLPIIIDIKQGPTDESKALAVQARSLEIYRQMGVVERVIENGQQAGGIIFNDNGSQVAELPLDHLGGEQTPFPYVLMYQQSKNERLLLDYLTLNCCPVYWETTLTALTQTAERVEVQLKTVDTVTNLTCDWVVGADGAHSVVRKQLQIPFNGETYGHNFYLADVELANDELRDKKIHLYLAKKGFSAFFPMPELNRYRALGNLPDELSNKEGLTVNDILPGLDKTSGLNINIAETFWFTTYRLHHRMADNFRAQRCFLIGDAAHIHSPVGGQGMNTGLQDAYNLGWKLAGVANGTLAPKILSSYADERIPVAKRLLSTTDRVFSMIMSDSWMAGLIKRWVMPVVLKLAWGNANIRAFFLKQVSQIGINYRDSSINLHVSQSTRIKAGDRLPYFKVFDEKKQAETDLHEWCSKPGFTLIILGKLAEMDLFSLAKWISQKYPGMLNFFYLPKSIKNQAIFDAFEVNENQGKSLIVRPDMYIGFINDKIDMVLMDNYMGNVVGVTQGR, from the coding sequence GTGACGATCAGCGAAACGCATACCAGGGTATTAATAGTTGGGGCGGGGCCGTCCGGCCTGATGATGGCTGCCCAATTATTGCGGCACGGTGTTTTACCCATAATTATTGATATTAAACAAGGGCCTACCGACGAGTCAAAAGCCCTGGCTGTACAGGCGCGTTCACTGGAAATCTACCGGCAAATGGGGGTTGTTGAACGCGTTATTGAAAACGGGCAACAGGCCGGCGGGATTATTTTTAATGATAATGGCAGCCAGGTTGCCGAATTGCCACTTGACCATTTGGGTGGTGAACAAACGCCTTTTCCATACGTTTTGATGTACCAGCAAAGCAAAAACGAACGCCTGCTGCTGGATTACCTTACGCTTAACTGCTGCCCGGTTTATTGGGAAACTACGTTAACCGCACTAACGCAAACCGCAGAAAGGGTTGAAGTTCAATTAAAAACGGTTGACACCGTTACTAATCTTACCTGCGATTGGGTTGTAGGCGCCGATGGGGCACACAGCGTAGTCCGTAAGCAATTGCAAATCCCTTTTAACGGTGAAACGTACGGGCACAATTTTTACCTGGCCGACGTTGAACTGGCGAATGATGAACTGCGGGATAAAAAGATCCACCTTTATCTGGCGAAAAAGGGGTTTTCTGCATTTTTTCCAATGCCGGAGCTCAACCGCTACCGCGCTTTGGGCAACCTGCCCGACGAGCTGAGCAATAAAGAAGGTTTAACCGTTAATGACATATTGCCGGGCCTGGATAAAACGAGCGGGCTAAACATAAATATAGCGGAGACCTTTTGGTTCACCACCTATAGACTGCATCACCGCATGGCTGATAACTTTAGGGCTCAGCGCTGTTTTTTAATTGGCGATGCCGCGCATATCCATTCCCCGGTAGGCGGACAGGGCATGAATACCGGCCTGCAGGATGCCTATAACCTGGGCTGGAAACTAGCCGGTGTTGCGAACGGAACGCTGGCTCCTAAAATATTGAGTAGCTATGCGGATGAAAGAATACCGGTGGCTAAAAGACTGTTAAGTACCACCGATAGGGTTTTTAGCATGATCATGTCTGACAGCTGGATGGCGGGCCTTATAAAAAGATGGGTAATGCCTGTTGTATTGAAACTGGCCTGGGGCAACGCAAACATCAGGGCGTTTTTTTTAAAACAGGTATCGCAAATCGGGATCAATTACCGCGACAGTAGCATTAACCTGCACGTTAGCCAATCTACCCGGATAAAAGCAGGTGACAGACTACCTTACTTTAAAGTATTCGACGAAAAGAAACAGGCGGAAACCGACCTGCACGAGTGGTGCAGCAAGCCAGGCTTTACACTCATTATACTGGGCAAGCTTGCTGAAATGGACCTGTTCTCGCTGGCCAAATGGATTAGCCAAAAATACCCGGGTATGCTTAACTTCTTCTACCTGCCCAAATCAATCAAAAATCAGGCAATTTTTGATGCATTCGAGGTAAATGAAAATCAGGGTAAATCGCTTATTGTTCGGCCTGACATGTACATTGGTTTTATCAACGATAAAATTGATATGGTGCTGATGGATAATTACATGGGGAATGTAGTCGGTGTAACCCAAGGCCGATAG
- a CDS encoding SAM-dependent methyltransferase, translating to MPLGTLYLIPVPLADEAAAKSFTPYLVDTINSIKEYIVENEKTARRFLKEAGLKTPQSELLIHDYGKHNRADGTAEFFKGLQTGNDVGIMSEAGCPGIADPGAELVEKAHRMGIKVVPLVGPSSILLALMASGFSGQSFTFNGYLPIDKVLRSKKIKELENLSERNDQTQIFIETPFRNNPMLEEILKTANPKTRLCIACDITAPTEFIQTKTVGEWQKKVPELHKRPTIFLIFHKL from the coding sequence ATGCCTTTAGGAACCCTTTATTTAATCCCCGTGCCGCTTGCAGACGAAGCTGCCGCTAAGTCATTTACGCCTTACCTGGTTGATACTATCAATAGCATTAAGGAGTATATTGTTGAAAATGAAAAAACCGCGCGCCGGTTTTTAAAAGAAGCAGGGCTTAAAACCCCGCAAAGCGAACTGCTGATCCACGATTATGGCAAACACAACCGGGCAGATGGCACCGCTGAGTTTTTTAAAGGATTGCAGACCGGTAACGATGTGGGAATAATGAGCGAAGCCGGATGCCCCGGTATTGCCGACCCGGGTGCGGAGCTTGTTGAAAAAGCGCACCGCATGGGTATAAAAGTGGTGCCGCTGGTTGGCCCAAGCTCAATTTTGCTGGCGCTGATGGCCTCGGGCTTTAGCGGACAAAGTTTCACCTTTAACGGCTACCTGCCTATTGATAAGGTTTTACGCAGCAAAAAGATCAAAGAATTGGAAAATTTGTCGGAACGGAACGATCAGACGCAGATCTTTATTGAAACGCCTTTTCGTAATAACCCCATGCTGGAAGAAATTTTAAAAACAGCAAACCCGAAAACGAGGTTATGTATTGCATGTGATATTACGGCGCCGACGGAATTTATTCAAACCAAAACTGTAGGCGAATGGCAAAAGAAAGTGCCTGAACTGCATAAACGGCCAACCATATTTTTAATTTTCCATAAGTTGTAA
- the hisS gene encoding histidine--tRNA ligase: protein MASIKPSVPKGTRDFSPTEMVKRNFIFDTIKGVFRKYGYQQIETPSMENLSTLTGKYGDEGDKLMFKILNSGDFWNDAENKKLKEENFEFNSKNLVPIISEKALRYDLTVPFARYVVQHQNEITFPFKRFQVQPVWRADRPQKGRYREFYQCDADVVGSDSLLNEAEFVLIYDEALSKLGLKDFTIKINNRKILSGIAEIIDKSDNIIDLTVAIDKLDKIGLDGVIKELMDRGFTADDIEKIKPVILLEGSNAEKLESLRSALANSATGLKGCDELETVFNYIAGCQLITARLELDITLARGLNYYTGAIFEVKTNEVAMGSIGGGGRYDDLTGMFGLKGLTGVGISFGADRIYDVMDELNLFPQATSQSTQLLICCFDKEGEQFALPILQQLRRNEINAELYPAGAKLKKQLDYANNKNIPFTIIIGSDEIESGLLTIKNMQTGVQEKCTANQILTVISK from the coding sequence ATGGCATCCATTAAACCATCTGTACCAAAAGGCACCCGTGATTTTTCACCCACCGAAATGGTGAAGCGTAATTTTATTTTTGATACCATTAAAGGTGTGTTTCGTAAATATGGCTATCAACAGATAGAAACACCATCTATGGAAAATCTGTCAACCCTAACCGGCAAGTATGGTGACGAAGGAGATAAGCTGATGTTTAAAATATTAAATAGCGGGGATTTTTGGAATGATGCTGAAAATAAAAAACTAAAAGAAGAGAACTTTGAATTCAATTCAAAGAACCTGGTTCCCATAATTTCCGAAAAAGCCCTTCGTTATGATCTTACAGTGCCTTTCGCCCGCTACGTTGTGCAGCATCAAAACGAGATCACTTTCCCTTTCAAGCGGTTTCAGGTGCAGCCGGTTTGGCGCGCAGACAGGCCGCAGAAAGGCCGCTATCGCGAGTTTTACCAATGCGATGCCGATGTGGTCGGCTCTGATAGTTTGCTTAACGAGGCTGAGTTTGTATTGATTTATGACGAGGCTTTAAGCAAGCTGGGATTAAAAGATTTCACCATAAAGATTAACAATAGAAAAATACTATCGGGTATTGCCGAAATTATAGATAAATCTGATAATATAATTGACCTTACGGTTGCTATTGACAAGCTGGATAAAATTGGCCTCGATGGGGTGATCAAAGAACTGATGGATCGCGGCTTTACTGCGGATGATATCGAAAAAATAAAGCCGGTGATCCTGCTTGAAGGATCAAACGCTGAAAAGCTGGAAAGCCTGCGCAGTGCATTAGCCAATTCGGCTACCGGCTTAAAAGGGTGTGATGAACTGGAAACGGTGTTCAATTATATTGCCGGTTGCCAACTCATAACTGCCAGATTAGAACTTGATATAACTTTAGCAAGAGGATTGAACTATTATACCGGCGCTATCTTCGAAGTGAAGACCAATGAAGTTGCCATGGGCAGTATAGGCGGGGGTGGCCGGTATGATGACCTTACCGGCATGTTCGGGCTAAAAGGATTAACAGGCGTGGGGATTTCCTTTGGTGCAGACAGGATCTACGATGTAATGGACGAACTAAATCTGTTCCCCCAGGCAACAAGCCAATCCACCCAATTACTGATCTGTTGCTTTGATAAGGAAGGTGAACAATTTGCCCTGCCGATATTACAGCAGTTGCGCCGAAATGAGATTAATGCGGAACTTTACCCTGCAGGCGCCAAACTAAAAAAACAACTGGACTACGCCAATAACAAAAATATCCCGTTCACCATTATCATCGGCAGCGATGAAATTGAAAGCGGTTTATTAACCATTAAAAATATGCAAACCGGGGTACAGGAAAAATGTACCGCAAATCAAATCCTTACCGTTATCAGTAAATAA
- a CDS encoding GNAT family N-acetyltransferase encodes MNILTQTPRLIIRRFKAAEEEMYLSLYDDDRVMQYLPFRSREDHIQIFREHLNAAPAGDVTGRWGLFNTEDNDFIGMCLLRLFDDGSDNIELGYAFRYEYWGKGIASEMTDTLLSCMLTVNPAAKFVAVTDLENTASQRVLEKIGMKRDGNYFRNGIELAMFRL; translated from the coding sequence ATGAATATCCTTACCCAAACACCTCGTCTCATCATCAGGCGGTTCAAAGCCGCAGAAGAAGAAATGTACCTGAGCCTTTATGACGATGACCGGGTTATGCAATACCTGCCTTTCCGCAGCCGGGAGGACCATATTCAAATATTCAGGGAGCACCTTAACGCTGCACCAGCAGGCGACGTTACCGGTCGCTGGGGATTATTCAACACGGAGGATAATGACTTTATTGGCATGTGCCTGCTGCGTTTATTTGATGATGGCAGCGACAACATTGAGTTGGGTTACGCTTTCAGGTATGAGTACTGGGGCAAAGGCATAGCTTCAGAAATGACAGATACCCTTTTATCCTGCATGCTAACAGTAAACCCGGCTGCAAAATTTGTTGCGGTAACCGATCTTGAAAACACAGCATCCCAGCGTGTGCTGGAAAAAATCGGCATGAAACGCGACGGCAATTATTTCAGAAACGGAATTGAGCTGGCGATGTTCAGGCTTTGA
- a CDS encoding low molecular weight protein-tyrosine-phosphatase has translation MKLLMVCLGNICRSPLAHGIMEYLANERGLNWEIESAGTGNWHVGQGPDRRSTRTAREHGIDISNQICRVFRIGDFDYYDHIFVMDKSNLSDVLAMARNEEDRKKVSLLLGDKIVPDPYYDDTQFEPVFQMIEKGCKEILKSLTER, from the coding sequence ATGAAACTACTAATGGTTTGCCTCGGCAATATTTGCCGTTCGCCGCTGGCGCATGGCATAATGGAGTACCTGGCCAATGAGCGGGGGCTTAATTGGGAAATAGAGTCTGCAGGTACAGGCAACTGGCATGTTGGCCAGGGGCCTGACCGGCGGTCAACCCGCACCGCCCGTGAGCACGGGATAGATATCAGCAATCAGATCTGCCGCGTGTTCAGGATCGGTGATTTCGATTACTATGATCATATTTTTGTGATGGATAAAAGCAACCTAAGTGATGTGCTTGCAATGGCGCGCAATGAGGAAGACAGGAAAAAGGTAAGCTTACTGCTGGGCGATAAAATAGTACCCGATCCGTACTATGACGATACCCAGTTTGAACCGGTTTTTCAAATGATTGAGAAAGGGTGCAAGGAGATATTAAAAAGCCTTACAGAAAGATAA
- a CDS encoding S1/P1 nuclease, with protein sequence MKMNFLKKLALGIAMMYAPLQSMAWGTQGHRICGQIADSYLTPQARKAIKEILGDESIAMASNWADFIKSDPDYSYLYNWHFIDFDKAYTYPEMQEYLVHDTSVDAYTKITFMIAELKKKDLAKDKKLLYLRMLIHVIEDVHQPMHTAHTDDKGGNDFKVNWFSTPTNLHSIWDSQLIDFQQLSYTEYTSAINHTTLAQRKELQKAPIAQWLFESNQIAEKLYTEIKPGDTLNYKYNFNHIDTLNKQLLKAGIRLAGVLNQLFS encoded by the coding sequence ATGAAAATGAATTTCTTAAAAAAATTAGCTTTAGGTATCGCTATGATGTATGCTCCCCTGCAATCAATGGCATGGGGTACGCAGGGGCACCGCATTTGCGGGCAGATTGCAGATAGTTATTTAACCCCACAGGCCCGGAAAGCTATCAAAGAGATCCTCGGCGATGAGTCGATAGCCATGGCCAGCAATTGGGCTGATTTTATAAAATCGGACCCTGACTATAGTTACCTGTATAACTGGCACTTTATTGATTTTGATAAGGCATATACTTATCCTGAAATGCAGGAGTACCTGGTGCACGATACAAGTGTGGATGCCTACACCAAAATAACTTTTATGATTGCCGAGTTAAAAAAGAAAGACCTGGCAAAAGATAAAAAGCTGCTTTACCTGAGGATGCTGATCCATGTGATTGAGGATGTTCATCAGCCCATGCATACCGCACATACAGATGATAAAGGCGGGAACGACTTTAAAGTGAATTGGTTTAGTACCCCCACAAACCTGCATTCAATATGGGATTCTCAACTGATAGATTTTCAGCAGTTAAGTTACACCGAATATACCAGCGCAATTAACCATACCACGCTGGCGCAGCGTAAAGAATTACAAAAAGCACCTATTGCTCAATGGTTATTTGAATCGAACCAAATTGCTGAAAAATTATACACCGAAATAAAGCCCGGCGACACCCTTAATTATAAATACAACTTTAACCATATTGATACGCTGAACAAGCAATTGTTAAAGGCAGGCATCAGACTGGCCGGGGTATTGAATCAATTATTTAGTTGA